From Chaetodon auriga isolate fChaAug3 chromosome 10, fChaAug3.hap1, whole genome shotgun sequence, a single genomic window includes:
- the fam120c gene encoding constitutive coactivator of PPAR-gamma-like protein 2 isoform X1, which yields MGVQGFQEYLEKRCPGAAVPVDLLKLARTAARQPPHHHHPHHHPHHPGPMPPPPPPARILIDADSGLQRLYGGYQTDWVCGGEWNAMLGYLAALSQACLYQGGLELVVVFNGTLGKERWPEWARRAQGQRQTAQLIVNHVGSKATPPPRAWFLPPACLSHCVRLAMFRFRVRVVQTLEDHHQEVLSLYRDFGFAGLIAQDSEFALCNVPAYFSSHALKLSWNGKNLTTHQYLLSEAARQLGLKTQHLPCFAALLGNHILPDEDLAAFHWSLLGPEHPLASLKVRAHQLVLPPCEVVIKAVSEYVSSIKDLGNLDAIARDVFKQSQSRMEDKVERFKKAVEYFSAASKPRSPNMGPSSFILPGFGPNPFGGPPGHMGPMQPGKNQFPPPQVPGLKPPYPNAPYGPGSTPLFQNPPPPSQDCNDSLTSKMGFSDWSAPYDSTQGGSRLPNHHTSTQSGPSPSPSSSSDGDEPNDSNANHLTDKPSRWEDTAGRGGSASGDGSQGNGSGSNIPSLLSMATRSHMDITTPPLPQVSAEVLRVAEHRHRRGLMYPQIFHILTKGEMKMPVCIEDECNSELPPASLLFRAARQYAYGVLFSLAETHRRLERLALRKRAPLEVPPVIVKEWSSGKAKSALTPELVPALCFREWTCPNLRRLWLGRASEDRSRRTRAFLACLRSDCPALLNPAQVPQHLLLMCCVLRYMMQWPGGRILQRHELDAFLAQAVSSQLYEPDQLQELKVEKVDARGVQLASLFMAGVDTALFINDVCGQPLPWEHCCPWGFFDGKLFQSKLARAARDRAALLDMCEGQEELVSKVEKMRQAILEGINLSRPPPPPPPLPPPAFLPPAMVPPFYPMPPLYPPRPMGGMPPHHHPHHPHHPAQHRPRAFPGIQSIPPQGGKLEIAGMVVGQWAGNKPVRGRGGFNMQVVSVGAGRGRGKEIPAKVRGVKKAPANRTQTSSPPPSSTPPKPSEEAGSTPEVATQQLNGSSAASAIGQPLELAPLAQPIPCALASRDNQSEGVEVEAPCCLDDCPSDGALQKEE from the exons ATGGGAGTGCAGGGTTTTCAAGAGTATCTAGAGAAGCGGTGTCCCGGGGCCGCAGTCCCGGTGGACCTCCTGAAGCTTGCCCGTACCGCGGCCCGCCAGCCCCCTCACCACCATCACCCACACCACCACCCACATCACCCCGGGCCCATGCCTCCCCCGCCCCCGCCTGCCAGGATCCTAATCGACGCTGACTCCGGCCTGCAGCGCCTCTACGGCGGCTACCAGACGGACTGGGTGTGCGGGGGCGAGTGGAACGCCATGCTGGGCTACCTGGCTGCCCTGTCACAGGCGTGCCTGTACCAGGGTGGCCTGGAGCTGGTCGTGGTTTTCAACGGCACATTGGGGAAGGAGCGCTGGCCCGAGTGGGCGCGGCGAGCTCAGGGCCAGCGACAGACGGCGCAGCTGATAGTCAACCACGTCGGCAGCAAGGCCACCCCGCCTCCACGGGCATGGTTCCTGCCCCCGGCCTGCCTCAGCCACTGCGTCCGCCTTGCTATGTTCCGCTTCCGAGTGCGG GTTGTACAGACTCTGGAGGACCACCACCAGGAAGTGCTGTCTCTCTACAGAGACTTTGGATTTGCTGGCCTGATTGCTCAGGATTCTGAGTTTGCCCTCTGCAACGTACCCGCCTACTTCTCCTCACACGCGCTCAAACTGAGCTGGAACGGCAAGAACCTGACCACACACCAGTACCTGCTGTCTGAGGCCGCCAGGCAGCTCGGGCTCAAGACACAGCACCTGCCATgctttgctgctctgctgg GAAATCATATTCTGCCTGATGAGGACCTGGCTGCCTTCCACTGGAGTCTGCTGGGACCAGAACACCCACTAGCTTCTCTCAAG GTGCGAGCCCACCAGTTGGTGCTGCCGCCCTGTGAGGTGGTGATCAAGGCCGTCTCAGAGTACGTCTCCTCCATCAAAGACCTGGGAAACCTCGACGCCATTGCCAGAGATGTCTTCAAACAGTCACAG TCTCGTATGGAGGACAAAGTGGAGCGATTCAAGAAAGCGGTGGAGTATTTCTCAGCTGCCTCCAAACCACGCTCGCCCAACATGGGGCCCTCCTCTTTCATCT TACCTGGGTTTGGACCCAATCCATTTGGGGGACCACCTGGCCACATGGGACCGATGCAGCCTGGAAAGAATCAG TTCCCTCCTCCCCAGGTTCCGGGGTTAAAGCCACCCTATCCAAATGCTCCATATGGACCTGGCTCCACCCCTCTGTTCCAgaacccaccaccaccatcccaAGACTGCAACGATTCACTGACGAGCAAGATGGGcttctctgattggtcagctccaTATGATTCCACTCAGGGGGGAAGTCGATTACCCAATCATCACACCAGCACTCAGTCTGGTCCCTCTCCGTCTCCTTCCTCGTCATCAGATGGAGATGAACCCAACGACAGCAACGCAAA CCATTTGACGGACAAGCCCTCTCGGTGGGAGGACACTGCTGGAAGGGGGGGCTCGGCCTCTGGAGACGGTTCCCAAGGCAACGGGAGTGGGTCAAACATTCCGTCACTGTTGTCTATGGCGACGCGGAGTCACATGGACATAACCACACCCCCTCTGCCTCAG GTCAGTGCTGAGGTTCTTCGTGTGGCCgagcacagacacaggagagGACTGATGTACCCCCAGATTTTCCACATATTGACCAAG GGAGAGATGAAGATGCCAGTGTGTATAGAGGATGAGTGTAACTCTGAGCTGCCTCCCGCCTCCCTGCTGTTCCGTGCTGCCAGACAGTATGCATACGGCGTCCTCTTCAGTCTGGCTGAAACACACCGTCGCCTGGAGAGGCTCGCTCTCCGCAAGAGGGCTCCCCTGGAAG TTCCTCCAGTGATTGTCAAAGAATGGAGCAGCGGTAAAGCCAAGTCAGCCCTGACTCCAGAGCTGGTTCCGGCCCTGTGTTTCCGGGAGTGGACCTGCCCCAACCTGCGGCGGCTGTGGTTGGGTCGTGCCAGTGAGGACCGCTCCAGGAGAACCAGGGCCTTCCTGGCCTGCCTACGCTCTGACTGCCCAGCCCTTCTAAACCCAGCACAGGTCCCACAGCATCTGCTGCTCATGTGCTGCGTGCTCAG gTATATGATGCAGTGGCCTGGGGGAAGGATCCTCCAGAGACATGAGCTAGATGCCTTTCTGGCTCAGGCTGTTTCCAGCCAGCTCTACGAACCCGACCAGCTACAGGAGCTCAAG gtgGAGAAGGTGGATGCCCGTGGCGTACAGCTGGCTTCTCTCTTTATGGCCGGCGTTGACACAGCACTGTTCATCAATGATGTGTGTGGCCAGCCGCTGCCATGGGAACACTGCTGTCCCTGGGGCTTTTTTGACGGCAAACTGTTCCAGAGCAAACTGGCCCGGGCCGCCCGCGACCGGGCCGCCCTGCTGGACATGTGCGAGGGGCAG gaggagcttGTGTCCAAGGTCGAGAAGATGCGTCAGGCAATCCTCGAGGGCATCAACCTGTCCCgccctcctccgcctccccctcctcttccacctcctgcCTTCCTCCCCCCTGCCATGGTGCCCCCTTTCTACCCCATGCCTCCACTCTACCCACCTCGCCCCATGGGCGGCATGCCCCCTCATCATCACCCACATCATCCACATCATCCTGCGCAGCACAGACCCAGAGCCTTCCCAG GCATCCAGTCCATCCCCCCTCAGGGAGGGAAACTGGAGATAGCTGGCATGGTTGTTGGCCAGTGGGCTGGGAACAAACCAGTCCGTGGGAGAGGGGGGTTCAACATGCAGGTGGTGTCAGTGGGAGCAGGGAGAGG GAGGGGTAAAGAGATTCCAGCAAAAGTAAGGGGAGTGAAGAAGGCACCTGCCAACAGAACACAG ACGTCGTCGCCACCCCCATCCAGCACTCCCCCAAAGCCCTCAGAGGAGGCGGGCTCCACGCCAGAGGTTGCGACCCAGCAGCTGAACGGCAGCTCAGCAGCCTCCGCCATCGGCCAGCCATTGGAGCTGGCCCCCCTGGCCCAGCCAATCCCGTGTGCCTTAGCCAGCAGAGACAACCAATCAGAGGGGGTGGAAGTGGAGGCCCCCTGTTGCCTTGACGACTGCCCGTCAGACGGAGCACTACAGAAGGAGGAGTGA
- the fam120c gene encoding constitutive coactivator of PPAR-gamma-like protein 2 isoform X2 yields the protein MGVQGFQEYLEKRCPGAAVPVDLLKLARTAARQPPHHHHPHHHPHHPGPMPPPPPPARILIDADSGLQRLYGGYQTDWVCGGEWNAMLGYLAALSQACLYQGGLELVVVFNGTLGKERWPEWARRAQGQRQTAQLIVNHVGSKATPPPRAWFLPPACLSHCVRLAMFRFRVRVVQTLEDHHQEVLSLYRDFGFAGLIAQDSEFALCNVPAYFSSHALKLSWNGKNLTTHQYLLSEAARQLGLKTQHLPCFAALLGNHILPDEDLAAFHWSLLGPEHPLASLKVRAHQLVLPPCEVVIKAVSEYVSSIKDLGNLDAIARDVFKQSQSRMEDKVERFKKAVEYFSAASKPRSPNMGPSSFILPGFGPNPFGGPPGHMGPMQPGKNQNPPPPSQDCNDSLTSKMGFSDWSAPYDSTQGGSRLPNHHTSTQSGPSPSPSSSSDGDEPNDSNANHLTDKPSRWEDTAGRGGSASGDGSQGNGSGSNIPSLLSMATRSHMDITTPPLPQVSAEVLRVAEHRHRRGLMYPQIFHILTKGEMKMPVCIEDECNSELPPASLLFRAARQYAYGVLFSLAETHRRLERLALRKRAPLEVPPVIVKEWSSGKAKSALTPELVPALCFREWTCPNLRRLWLGRASEDRSRRTRAFLACLRSDCPALLNPAQVPQHLLLMCCVLRYMMQWPGGRILQRHELDAFLAQAVSSQLYEPDQLQELKVEKVDARGVQLASLFMAGVDTALFINDVCGQPLPWEHCCPWGFFDGKLFQSKLARAARDRAALLDMCEGQEELVSKVEKMRQAILEGINLSRPPPPPPPLPPPAFLPPAMVPPFYPMPPLYPPRPMGGMPPHHHPHHPHHPAQHRPRAFPGIQSIPPQGGKLEIAGMVVGQWAGNKPVRGRGGFNMQVVSVGAGRGRGKEIPAKVRGVKKAPANRTQTSSPPPSSTPPKPSEEAGSTPEVATQQLNGSSAASAIGQPLELAPLAQPIPCALASRDNQSEGVEVEAPCCLDDCPSDGALQKEE from the exons ATGGGAGTGCAGGGTTTTCAAGAGTATCTAGAGAAGCGGTGTCCCGGGGCCGCAGTCCCGGTGGACCTCCTGAAGCTTGCCCGTACCGCGGCCCGCCAGCCCCCTCACCACCATCACCCACACCACCACCCACATCACCCCGGGCCCATGCCTCCCCCGCCCCCGCCTGCCAGGATCCTAATCGACGCTGACTCCGGCCTGCAGCGCCTCTACGGCGGCTACCAGACGGACTGGGTGTGCGGGGGCGAGTGGAACGCCATGCTGGGCTACCTGGCTGCCCTGTCACAGGCGTGCCTGTACCAGGGTGGCCTGGAGCTGGTCGTGGTTTTCAACGGCACATTGGGGAAGGAGCGCTGGCCCGAGTGGGCGCGGCGAGCTCAGGGCCAGCGACAGACGGCGCAGCTGATAGTCAACCACGTCGGCAGCAAGGCCACCCCGCCTCCACGGGCATGGTTCCTGCCCCCGGCCTGCCTCAGCCACTGCGTCCGCCTTGCTATGTTCCGCTTCCGAGTGCGG GTTGTACAGACTCTGGAGGACCACCACCAGGAAGTGCTGTCTCTCTACAGAGACTTTGGATTTGCTGGCCTGATTGCTCAGGATTCTGAGTTTGCCCTCTGCAACGTACCCGCCTACTTCTCCTCACACGCGCTCAAACTGAGCTGGAACGGCAAGAACCTGACCACACACCAGTACCTGCTGTCTGAGGCCGCCAGGCAGCTCGGGCTCAAGACACAGCACCTGCCATgctttgctgctctgctgg GAAATCATATTCTGCCTGATGAGGACCTGGCTGCCTTCCACTGGAGTCTGCTGGGACCAGAACACCCACTAGCTTCTCTCAAG GTGCGAGCCCACCAGTTGGTGCTGCCGCCCTGTGAGGTGGTGATCAAGGCCGTCTCAGAGTACGTCTCCTCCATCAAAGACCTGGGAAACCTCGACGCCATTGCCAGAGATGTCTTCAAACAGTCACAG TCTCGTATGGAGGACAAAGTGGAGCGATTCAAGAAAGCGGTGGAGTATTTCTCAGCTGCCTCCAAACCACGCTCGCCCAACATGGGGCCCTCCTCTTTCATCT TACCTGGGTTTGGACCCAATCCATTTGGGGGACCACCTGGCCACATGGGACCGATGCAGCCTGGAAAGAATCAG aacccaccaccaccatcccaAGACTGCAACGATTCACTGACGAGCAAGATGGGcttctctgattggtcagctccaTATGATTCCACTCAGGGGGGAAGTCGATTACCCAATCATCACACCAGCACTCAGTCTGGTCCCTCTCCGTCTCCTTCCTCGTCATCAGATGGAGATGAACCCAACGACAGCAACGCAAA CCATTTGACGGACAAGCCCTCTCGGTGGGAGGACACTGCTGGAAGGGGGGGCTCGGCCTCTGGAGACGGTTCCCAAGGCAACGGGAGTGGGTCAAACATTCCGTCACTGTTGTCTATGGCGACGCGGAGTCACATGGACATAACCACACCCCCTCTGCCTCAG GTCAGTGCTGAGGTTCTTCGTGTGGCCgagcacagacacaggagagGACTGATGTACCCCCAGATTTTCCACATATTGACCAAG GGAGAGATGAAGATGCCAGTGTGTATAGAGGATGAGTGTAACTCTGAGCTGCCTCCCGCCTCCCTGCTGTTCCGTGCTGCCAGACAGTATGCATACGGCGTCCTCTTCAGTCTGGCTGAAACACACCGTCGCCTGGAGAGGCTCGCTCTCCGCAAGAGGGCTCCCCTGGAAG TTCCTCCAGTGATTGTCAAAGAATGGAGCAGCGGTAAAGCCAAGTCAGCCCTGACTCCAGAGCTGGTTCCGGCCCTGTGTTTCCGGGAGTGGACCTGCCCCAACCTGCGGCGGCTGTGGTTGGGTCGTGCCAGTGAGGACCGCTCCAGGAGAACCAGGGCCTTCCTGGCCTGCCTACGCTCTGACTGCCCAGCCCTTCTAAACCCAGCACAGGTCCCACAGCATCTGCTGCTCATGTGCTGCGTGCTCAG gTATATGATGCAGTGGCCTGGGGGAAGGATCCTCCAGAGACATGAGCTAGATGCCTTTCTGGCTCAGGCTGTTTCCAGCCAGCTCTACGAACCCGACCAGCTACAGGAGCTCAAG gtgGAGAAGGTGGATGCCCGTGGCGTACAGCTGGCTTCTCTCTTTATGGCCGGCGTTGACACAGCACTGTTCATCAATGATGTGTGTGGCCAGCCGCTGCCATGGGAACACTGCTGTCCCTGGGGCTTTTTTGACGGCAAACTGTTCCAGAGCAAACTGGCCCGGGCCGCCCGCGACCGGGCCGCCCTGCTGGACATGTGCGAGGGGCAG gaggagcttGTGTCCAAGGTCGAGAAGATGCGTCAGGCAATCCTCGAGGGCATCAACCTGTCCCgccctcctccgcctccccctcctcttccacctcctgcCTTCCTCCCCCCTGCCATGGTGCCCCCTTTCTACCCCATGCCTCCACTCTACCCACCTCGCCCCATGGGCGGCATGCCCCCTCATCATCACCCACATCATCCACATCATCCTGCGCAGCACAGACCCAGAGCCTTCCCAG GCATCCAGTCCATCCCCCCTCAGGGAGGGAAACTGGAGATAGCTGGCATGGTTGTTGGCCAGTGGGCTGGGAACAAACCAGTCCGTGGGAGAGGGGGGTTCAACATGCAGGTGGTGTCAGTGGGAGCAGGGAGAGG GAGGGGTAAAGAGATTCCAGCAAAAGTAAGGGGAGTGAAGAAGGCACCTGCCAACAGAACACAG ACGTCGTCGCCACCCCCATCCAGCACTCCCCCAAAGCCCTCAGAGGAGGCGGGCTCCACGCCAGAGGTTGCGACCCAGCAGCTGAACGGCAGCTCAGCAGCCTCCGCCATCGGCCAGCCATTGGAGCTGGCCCCCCTGGCCCAGCCAATCCCGTGTGCCTTAGCCAGCAGAGACAACCAATCAGAGGGGGTGGAAGTGGAGGCCCCCTGTTGCCTTGACGACTGCCCGTCAGACGGAGCACTACAGAAGGAGGAGTGA
- the LOC143326585 gene encoding isocitrate dehydrogenase [NAD] subunit gamma, mitochondrial-like — MTARSVRSLSGALKPVFSNRLARVYGSATCSQRHKSTYTPPPARYGGRHTVTLIPGDGIGPELANHVRELFRFCCVPVDFEVVNVDSSMASEDDINNAIMAIRRNGVALKGNIETNHNLPPSYKSRNNLLRTTLDLYANVMHCQSLPGVRTRHRNIDIMIIRENTEGEYSSLEHENVPGVVECLKIITKTKSLRIADYAFRTARAKGRRRVTAVHKANIMKLGDGLFLECCKEVASGYPEITFDSMIVDNTTMQLVSRPQQFDVMVMPNLYGNVVSNVCAGLVGGPGLVPGANYGEDYAVFEMGTRNTGKSIANRNTANPTAMLLASCLLLDHLRLHAYASMIRRAILSTVTETRLHTADLGGQGSTSEVVQSIMNAVQSTGPRTLSV; from the exons ATGACGGCCCGTTCTGTGCGGTCCCTGTCCGGAGCCCTGAAGCCCGTGTTCAGCAACCGGTTGGCCAGG GTTTATGGTTCAGCTACATGCAGTCAGAGACACAAGTCCACTTACACT CCTCCACCGGCGCGGTATGGAGGCAGGCACACTGTGACTCTGATTCCCGGAGATGGCATCGGACCAGAGCTGGCCAACCATGTGCGTGAACTATTCCG GTTCTGCTGCGTGCCAGTGGACTTTGAAGTTGTCAATGTGGACTCATCTATGGCCTCAGAGGACGACATCAATAACGCCATAATGGCTATCAGACGCAATGGAGTTGCACTAAAAG GAAACATTGAGACCAACCACAACTTGCCACCATCCTACAAGTCCAGAAACAACCTGCTCCG CACCACCCTGGACCTGTATGCTAATGTGATGCACTGCCAGTCTCTCCCAGGAGTGAGGACACGCCACAGAAACATCGACATCATGATCATCAGGGAGAACACAGAGGGAGAGTACAGCAGCCTGGAGCacgag AACGTACCGGGCGTTGTCGAATGCCTGAAGATCATCACAAAGACCAAATCTTTACGCATCGCTGACTATGCTTTTAGGACCGCTCGGGCTAAAGGACGCAGACGAGTCACTGCTGTACACAAAGCTAACATCAT GAAGTTGGGTGACGGCCTCTTCCTGGAGTGCTGCAAGGAGGTTGCCAGCGGTTACCCTGAAATCACCTTCGACAGCATGATTGTTGACAACACCACCATGCAG ctggTTTCCAGGCCCCAGCAGTTCGATGTCATGGTCATGCCCAACCTGTACGGCAACGTCGTGAGCAATGTGTGTGCCGGGCTGGTCGGTGGGCCGGGCCTGGTGCCTGGAGCCAACTATGGAGAGGACTACGCCGTGTTTGAGATG ggCACCAGGAACACCGGGAAGAGTATCGCTAACCGCAACACGGCAAACCCCACGGCCATGCTGctggcctcctgcctgctgctggatcACCTGAGGCTCCACGCCTACGCCAGCATGATCCGCAGAGCCATCCTCTCCACGGTCACTGAGACTCGG CTGCACACTGCTGACCTGGGAGGCCAAGGCTCCACCTCTGAAGTGGTGCAGTCCATCATGAACGCTGTGCAGAGCACCGGGCCCCGGACCCTCAGCGTCTAG